From Sphingomonas hengshuiensis, one genomic window encodes:
- a CDS encoding M67 family metallopeptidase has protein sequence MAIRISRYVLNGIKSLSADAAPREACGLLFGEGATIADFSVTQNVAANPHRHFEIDPAALFAALRAERRGGPRIQGYWHSHPSGDAQPSITDGAMAAPDGKLWAIVAAGEVLCWRAGGEGLHGRFMPVAFVEADEPSV, from the coding sequence ATGGCGATACGCATTTCAAGATACGTACTGAACGGTATTAAATCCCTGTCCGCCGACGCGGCGCCGCGCGAGGCGTGCGGGCTCTTGTTCGGCGAGGGCGCGACGATCGCTGACTTTTCGGTGACACAGAATGTGGCCGCGAATCCACATCGGCATTTCGAGATCGACCCGGCGGCGCTGTTCGCGGCGCTGCGGGCGGAGCGCCGCGGCGGCCCGCGCATCCAGGGCTATTGGCATTCGCACCCCAGCGGCGACGCGCAACCCTCGATCACCGATGGGGCAATGGCGGCGCCCGACGGCAAGCTATGGGCGATCGTGGCGGCGGGGGAGGTGCTGTGCTGGCGCGCGGGCGGCGAGGGCCTGCACGGGCGGTTCATGCCCGTCGCTTTTGTCGAGGCCGACGAACCAAGTGTCTGA
- a CDS encoding RluA family pseudouridine synthase: MSRGVSIIEARIADTADGWRLDRALADAVPTMSRERLKALISSGQVTGPEGLARDPARKAPGGAVFSVAIPEPEPAHNIAQDIALTVVFEDEHLIVIDKQAGLVVHPAAGNLDGTLVNALLHHCAGQLSGIGGVARPGIVHRIDKDTSGLMLAAKTDRAHEGLARQFKSHSIDRRYKAIVSGQLKTSEGTVNANLGRSSTNRKKMAVVREDQGKHAITHWRKLHQLRDASLVECRLETGRTHQVRVHMASIGHPLVGDPVYGSTRPQHRQLLATLGFQRQALHAAHLGFIHPVKSHALAFDSEIPADMQELFDTLVV; the protein is encoded by the coding sequence ATGAGCCGGGGGGTTTCCATCATCGAAGCACGGATCGCAGACACGGCGGATGGCTGGCGTCTCGATCGTGCGCTTGCCGATGCAGTGCCGACGATGTCGCGCGAGCGGCTGAAGGCGCTGATCTCCTCGGGCCAGGTCACCGGCCCCGAGGGGCTGGCCCGCGATCCGGCGCGCAAGGCGCCCGGCGGCGCGGTGTTCAGCGTCGCGATTCCCGAGCCCGAACCCGCGCACAACATCGCGCAGGACATCGCGCTGACCGTGGTGTTCGAGGACGAGCACCTGATCGTGATCGACAAACAGGCCGGTCTGGTGGTCCACCCGGCGGCGGGCAACCTCGACGGGACGCTGGTCAACGCGCTGCTCCACCACTGCGCGGGGCAGTTGTCCGGGATCGGCGGCGTCGCCCGGCCCGGCATCGTCCACCGGATCGACAAGGACACATCGGGGCTGATGCTCGCCGCAAAAACCGATCGCGCGCACGAAGGTTTGGCGCGGCAGTTCAAGTCCCATTCAATCGATCGCCGCTATAAGGCTATTGTGTCAGGACAGCTCAAAACGTCGGAAGGGACCGTGAACGCCAATCTCGGGCGATCGTCGACCAACCGAAAGAAAATGGCGGTGGTCCGAGAGGACCAGGGCAAGCACGCGATCACCCATTGGCGTAAACTTCATCAACTTCGGGATGCATCGCTGGTCGAGTGCCGGCTCGAAACCGGGCGGACGCATCAGGTGCGGGTGCACATGGCGTCGATTGGTCATCCCTTGGTAGGGGATCCGGTGTACGGAAGTACACGTCCTCAACACCGCCAGCTTCTGGCAACCCTGGGTTTCCAGCGGCAGGCGTTGCATGCGGCCCATCTAGGGTTCATTCATCCGGTGAAAAGCCACGCTTTGGCGTTCGATAGTGAAATCCCTGCGGATATGCAGGAACTGTTCGATACTCTTGTCGTATGA
- the rpoH gene encoding RNA polymerase sigma factor RpoH, whose protein sequence is MASGSNVPATIPALGGEASLDRYLAEIKKFPILAPEQEYMLAKRFQEHGDTEAAAQLVTSHLRLVAKIAMGYRGYGLPVSELISEGNIGLMQGVKKFEPDRGFRLATYAMWWIRASIQEFILRSWSLVKMGTTAAQKKLFFNLRRMKAKLDAFEDGDLSPEHLAKIATDLGVTEDEVTSMNRRMSMGGDTSLNVPMREDGESQWQDWLQDDSPLQDTVVADAQEADVRHEMLTSAMDDLNEREKHILTERRLTDDPKTLEELSQVYGVSRERVRQIEVRAFEKLQKAMMRLAGEKRLLAAV, encoded by the coding sequence ATGGCTAGCGGCAGCAATGTCCCCGCGACGATCCCCGCACTCGGCGGAGAGGCGAGCCTCGACCGCTATCTGGCGGAGATCAAGAAATTCCCGATCCTGGCGCCCGAGCAGGAATATATGCTCGCCAAGCGTTTCCAGGAGCATGGCGATACCGAAGCTGCGGCACAGCTCGTGACGTCGCATCTGCGCCTCGTGGCGAAGATCGCGATGGGCTATCGCGGCTATGGCCTGCCGGTATCGGAGCTGATTTCCGAAGGGAATATCGGGCTGATGCAGGGCGTGAAGAAGTTCGAGCCCGATCGCGGCTTCCGCCTCGCCACCTATGCGATGTGGTGGATCCGCGCCTCGATCCAGGAATTCATCCTGCGCTCGTGGAGCCTCGTGAAGATGGGCACCACGGCGGCGCAGAAGAAGCTGTTCTTCAACCTGCGCCGGATGAAGGCCAAGCTCGATGCGTTCGAGGACGGCGACCTGAGCCCCGAGCACCTCGCCAAGATCGCGACCGACCTGGGCGTGACAGAGGACGAAGTGACGTCGATGAACCGGCGCATGTCGATGGGCGGCGACACGTCGCTCAACGTGCCGATGCGCGAGGATGGCGAGAGCCAGTGGCAGGATTGGCTCCAGGACGATTCGCCGCTGCAGGACACCGTCGTCGCCGACGCGCAGGAAGCCGATGTGCGGCATGAGATGCTGACCTCGGCGATGGACGACCTGAACGAGCGCGAGAAGCACATCCTGACCGAACGCCGGCTGACCGACGACCCCAAGACGCTGGAAGAGCTCAGCCAGGTCTATGGCGTGTCGCGCGAGCGGGTGCGCCAGATCGAAGTGCGCGCGTTCGAGAAGCTGCAAAAGGCGATGATGCGGCTGGCGGGCGAAAAGCGGCTGCTGGCGGCCGTTTGA
- the mtgA gene encoding monofunctional biosynthetic peptidoglycan transglycosylase, with protein sequence MPDLAPLRAAEASARRRKPLWRRALVFVLRAVVVFVVGSLLWVALYKFVPPPFTLTMAGDVIGGHGVTKRWMPLSRIDPSMARAAIAAEDSRFCQHHGFDIDALEQAYRRNQKGGRIRGGSTISQQTAKNVFLWQGGGYFRKGMEAWFTVLIENIWGKRRIMEVYLNVAETGIGTYGVNAGAMRYFKHDASRLTSHEAAQIAAVLPLPKKRAAIDPRGFTRRYGNTISKRIGVVAGGGLDACLR encoded by the coding sequence ATGCCCGATCTCGCCCCCTTGCGGGCGGCGGAAGCATCCGCTCGCCGCCGCAAGCCGCTGTGGCGCCGCGCGCTGGTGTTCGTGCTGCGCGCGGTGGTGGTGTTCGTGGTCGGGTCGCTGCTGTGGGTGGCACTCTACAAGTTCGTCCCCCCGCCCTTCACGCTGACGATGGCGGGCGATGTGATCGGGGGCCACGGCGTCACCAAGCGCTGGATGCCGCTGTCGCGGATCGATCCCAGCATGGCCCGCGCCGCAATCGCCGCCGAGGATTCGCGCTTCTGCCAGCATCATGGCTTTGACATCGACGCGCTGGAACAGGCCTATCGCCGCAACCAGAAGGGCGGGCGCATCCGCGGCGGGTCGACGATCAGCCAGCAAACCGCCAAGAACGTCTTTCTGTGGCAGGGCGGCGGCTATTTCCGGAAAGGGATGGAGGCGTGGTTCACCGTCCTGATCGAGAATATCTGGGGCAAGCGGCGGATCATGGAAGTGTATCTGAACGTCGCCGAGACCGGGATCGGCACGTACGGCGTCAACGCCGGAGCGATGCGCTATTTCAAGCATGACGCATCCCGCCTCACCTCGCACGAGGCCGCGCAGATCGCCGCGGTGCTCCCGCTTCCGAAGAAGCGCGCCGCGATCGATCCGCGCGGGTTCACGCGCCGTTATGGCAACACGATCAGCAAGCGGATCGGCGTCGTGGCAGGCGGCGGGCTCGACGCCTGCCTGCGCTGA
- a CDS encoding YbaB/EbfC family nucleoid-associated protein → MKSLEDIMAMAQNVQAELTKAQANLDTIEVEGASGGGLVKVKATAKGRIIGVTIDESLLSPSEKGMVEDLVAAALNDARAKADAASNEAMSKMTSGIPLPPGFKLPF, encoded by the coding sequence ATGAAGAGCCTCGAAGACATCATGGCCATGGCGCAGAATGTGCAGGCCGAACTGACCAAGGCACAGGCGAACCTCGACACGATCGAAGTCGAGGGCGCATCGGGCGGCGGGCTGGTGAAGGTCAAGGCGACCGCCAAGGGCCGGATCATCGGCGTGACGATCGACGAATCGCTGCTGTCGCCGTCGGAAAAGGGCATGGTCGAGGATCTGGTCGCCGCCGCGCTCAACGATGCGCGCGCCAAGGCCGATGCGGCGTCGAACGAGGCGATGAGCAAGATGACCAGCGGCATCCCGCTTCCGCCGGGCTTCAAGCTGCCGTTCTGA
- a CDS encoding DNA polymerase III subunit gamma/tau, with the protein MSDSFLSLDEPPQPKAEAYRVLARKYRPQTFSELIGQDAMVTTLGNAIRRDRLAHAFLLTGVRGVGKTSTARLIAKALNCVGPDGHGGPTIDPCGVCEPCRAIAEGRHIDVIEMDAASHTGIDDIREIIEASRYSAVSARYKIYIIDEVHMLSKAAFNGLLKTLEEPPAHVKFLFATTEVNKVPVTVLSRCQRFDLRRIPAELLAAHFARVSEAEGVEAEPEALALIARAAEGSARDGLSILDQAIAHAGIEGEGVRAEAVRAMLGLSDRGAIRDLFGLLLAGDALGALASLRGQYDLGVDPQAVLRTLLETVHGVTLVKLGSVPTAGQSAEELGALERWASGLSFPALHRLWQLVLRGHDEVAKAALPIEACEMALLRVIHASQLPDPGELARQIASGAVAPAAPGAAQPAAPAMPGSMAELAAHLEANRRLQLAQQVRDYLRPVRFDGADVHFGAARSLPHDFLRDLAAALRDTTGVNWRLQLVESDAPTLREEQAANEAAERAAVLQSPLVAAALVSFPEAELIGWTTRRSMQA; encoded by the coding sequence ATGTCCGATTCCTTCCTAAGCCTCGACGAACCGCCCCAGCCAAAGGCCGAGGCCTATCGCGTCCTGGCGCGCAAATACCGGCCCCAGACCTTCAGCGAACTGATCGGGCAGGACGCGATGGTCACCACGCTGGGCAATGCGATTCGGCGCGACCGGCTGGCGCATGCCTTCCTGCTGACCGGGGTGCGCGGGGTGGGCAAGACCTCGACCGCGCGGCTGATCGCCAAGGCGCTCAATTGCGTCGGGCCCGATGGCCATGGCGGCCCGACGATCGATCCGTGCGGGGTGTGCGAGCCGTGCCGCGCGATTGCCGAGGGGCGGCATATCGACGTGATCGAAATGGACGCCGCCAGCCATACCGGCATCGACGACATCCGCGAGATTATCGAGGCGTCGCGCTATTCGGCAGTCTCGGCGCGCTACAAGATCTACATCATCGACGAAGTCCATATGCTGTCCAAGGCGGCGTTCAACGGGCTTCTCAAGACGCTGGAGGAGCCTCCCGCGCATGTGAAGTTCCTGTTCGCGACGACCGAAGTGAACAAGGTGCCGGTGACGGTGCTGTCGCGCTGCCAGCGTTTCGACCTGCGCCGCATCCCCGCCGAGCTGCTCGCCGCGCATTTCGCCCGCGTGTCGGAGGCGGAAGGGGTGGAGGCCGAGCCCGAGGCGCTGGCGCTGATCGCGCGCGCGGCGGAGGGGTCGGCACGCGACGGGCTGTCGATCCTCGACCAGGCGATCGCGCATGCAGGGATCGAAGGCGAGGGGGTGCGCGCCGAAGCGGTGCGCGCGATGCTCGGCCTGTCCGATCGCGGCGCGATCCGCGACCTTTTCGGCCTGTTGCTGGCGGGCGACGCGCTCGGCGCGCTGGCGTCGCTGCGCGGGCAATATGACCTTGGCGTCGATCCGCAGGCGGTGCTGCGCACGCTGCTCGAGACCGTCCACGGCGTCACCCTGGTCAAGCTGGGCAGCGTGCCCACTGCGGGCCAGTCCGCCGAGGAACTGGGCGCGCTCGAACGCTGGGCGTCGGGGCTGTCCTTCCCCGCGCTGCATCGCCTCTGGCAATTGGTGCTGCGCGGGCACGACGAAGTGGCAAAGGCCGCGCTGCCGATCGAGGCGTGCGAAATGGCGCTGCTGCGCGTGATCCACGCCTCGCAGCTCCCCGACCCAGGCGAACTGGCGCGGCAGATCGCCAGCGGCGCCGTCGCGCCTGCCGCCCCCGGTGCCGCACAGCCTGCCGCGCCCGCGATGCCGGGCAGCATGGCCGAGCTTGCCGCGCATCTGGAGGCCAATCGCCGGCTCCAGCTTGCGCAACAGGTGCGCGATTATCTGCGCCCGGTGCGCTTCGACGGCGCCGACGTGCACTTCGGCGCGGCGCGGAGCCTGCCGCATGATTTCCTCCGCGATCTCGCCGCGGCGCTGCGCGACACGACCGGGGTCAACTGGCGGCTGCAGCTCGTCGAAAGCGACGCCCCGACGCTGCGCGAGGAGCAGGCCGCGAACGAAGCCGCCGAGCGCGCGGCGGTGTTGCAATCGCCGCTGGTGGCGGCGGCGCTCGTTTCCTTCCCTGAAGCCGAACTGATCGGCTGGACCACCCGACGGAGTATGCAGGCATGA
- a CDS encoding 2Fe-2S iron-sulfur cluster-binding protein yields MIRVRFVSADGARLREVEGGEGDRLLELAQNDGQPLEGTCEGQMSCSTCHVIVADEDFERLPRASEEEEDMLDLAVGATRTSRLACQILLTPDLDGLTVRMPPGHRDMQGR; encoded by the coding sequence ATGATCCGCGTCCGCTTCGTCAGCGCCGACGGCGCCCGGCTCCGCGAAGTCGAGGGCGGGGAGGGCGACCGCCTGCTCGAACTCGCGCAGAATGACGGCCAGCCGCTCGAGGGCACGTGCGAGGGGCAGATGTCGTGCTCGACCTGCCATGTCATCGTCGCCGACGAGGATTTCGAACGCCTGCCCCGCGCGAGCGAGGAGGAGGAGGACATGCTCGACCTGGCGGTGGGTGCCACGCGGACCAGCCGGCTGGCGTGCCAGATCCTGCTGACTCCCGATCTTGACGGCCTGACGGTGCGGATGCCCCCCGGACACCGCGACATGCAGGGGCGCTGA
- a CDS encoding cysteine desulfurase family protein has product MARDAVAALLPPGGTLSFTSGATEALNWAIQGSTGPIVTWATEHAAVLDTVAAEARKGRAVTLLPVGEDGLVDLAAARAAITPGTGLVAAMLVNNEIGVIQPIAELAALAHEAGALFLCDAVQGYGRVPVPEGCDLVAVSAHKIHGPKGIGALWVRGGVPLAPLLHGGGQEPGGRSGTLSPALCAGFGAAATLAATRREADAAHVARLFETACERLHLAPLPAREGPHLAPLPAREGLGVGGEQSEPPAAAVRPPPSAPAPTPDPSLAGSDNRIGQQEPINAVIPAKAGIQLAAPLDEEAQTEHRMDPDFRQDDKELSHMRLPSLAGRGEAEWHLNGSPSARYPGNLNLRRDGLDVARLMSDLRDIAFSAGSACASGSGRPSHVLRALGLSDAQARSSIRLGFGRYTTEGEVMEAIDRIEAAARAQQAAA; this is encoded by the coding sequence GTGGCGCGCGACGCCGTGGCCGCGTTGCTCCCGCCCGGCGGCACGCTGAGCTTCACCAGCGGCGCGACCGAGGCGCTCAACTGGGCGATCCAGGGCAGCACCGGCCCGATCGTCACCTGGGCGACCGAACATGCCGCCGTGCTCGACACCGTCGCGGCAGAGGCGCGCAAGGGGCGCGCCGTGACATTGCTGCCGGTCGGCGAGGACGGGCTGGTCGACCTCGCCGCCGCCCGCGCGGCGATCACGCCCGGCACCGGGCTGGTCGCGGCGATGCTGGTCAATAACGAGATCGGGGTGATCCAGCCGATCGCCGAACTCGCCGCGCTGGCGCATGAAGCGGGTGCGCTTTTCCTGTGCGACGCAGTGCAGGGCTATGGCCGCGTGCCGGTGCCTGAGGGATGCGATCTGGTCGCGGTATCGGCGCACAAGATCCACGGGCCAAAGGGCATCGGCGCTTTGTGGGTCCGAGGCGGCGTGCCCCTCGCGCCGCTGCTCCATGGCGGCGGGCAGGAGCCGGGCGGACGCTCGGGCACGCTCTCGCCCGCGCTGTGCGCCGGGTTCGGCGCGGCGGCTACGCTGGCGGCAACGCGGCGCGAAGCCGACGCGGCGCACGTCGCGCGGCTGTTCGAGACGGCGTGCGAGCGGCTCCATCTCGCTCCCCTCCCTGCAAGGGAGGGGCCCCATCTCGCTCCCCTCCCTGCAAGGGAGGGGCTGGGGGTGGGTGGCGAGCAAAGCGAGCCTCCTGCCGCCGCGGTCAGGCCGCCGCCTTCGGCGCCGGCACCCACCCCCGACCCCTCCCTTGCAGGGAGCGACAATCGGATAGGGCAGCAAGAGCCCATAAACGCCGTCATCCCAGCGAAGGCTGGGATCCAATTAGCCGCTCCGCTGGATGAAGAAGCGCAGACGGAGCACCGAATGGATCCTGACTTTCGTCAGGATGACAAAGAGTTATCCCATATGCGATTGCCCTCCCTTGCAGGGAGGGGAGAGGCGGAATGGCACCTCAACGGCTCCCCCTCCGCCCGCTACCCCGGCAACCTAAACCTCCGCCGTGACGGGCTCGACGTCGCCCGGCTGATGTCCGATCTGCGCGACATCGCCTTTTCGGCGGGCTCGGCCTGTGCCAGTGGGTCGGGACGGCCCAGCCATGTCCTGCGTGCATTGGGCCTCAGCGATGCGCAGGCGCGCTCCAGCATCCGGCTGGGGTTCGGGCGCTACACCACCGAAGGGGAAGTGATGGAGGCGATCGACCGCATCGAGGCAGCGGCGCGCGCGCAGCAGGCGGCGGCATGA
- a CDS encoding cysteine desulfurase family protein, giving the protein MTQLEQDLADRLYLDHAATTPILAQARAAVAQGMEHWANPSSPHAQGRAARAALEDARRRIAAAYGWPHETLLTGGASESIQMALGRSMAARRIITSVEHDSVLRHGEGAAVLPVDAGGIVDLDALRAALATPGRALVCVQWANSETGVRQPIAAIAEIVHAADAILMVDAAQMPARADDAVIRHADLVVVSAHKRGGPPGVGALLVRDFGMLLPMGGQEKGYRAGTENLPGALGFAAALAVPEDLPRMVRLRAGLEAAIVAGGGEVVGADSPRTPLIGAYRMPGVSAAAQLIRFDMAGIAVSAGSACSSGSMRPSHVLSAMGWSEPELREVVRVSFGRGTSEREVGAFLDHWRTIAAEAKARAA; this is encoded by the coding sequence ATGACGCAATTGGAACAGGATTTGGCCGACAGACTCTATCTCGATCACGCTGCGACCACACCGATTCTGGCGCAAGCGCGCGCGGCGGTGGCACAGGGGATGGAGCATTGGGCCAACCCCTCCTCGCCCCATGCCCAGGGGCGCGCGGCGCGTGCGGCGCTGGAGGATGCCCGCCGCCGCATCGCCGCCGCCTATGGCTGGCCGCACGAGACGTTGCTGACCGGCGGGGCAAGCGAATCGATCCAGATGGCGCTGGGCCGGTCGATGGCCGCGCGGCGGATCATCACCTCGGTCGAGCATGATTCGGTGCTCCGCCATGGCGAGGGCGCGGCGGTGCTGCCGGTCGATGCGGGCGGGATCGTCGATCTCGACGCCCTGCGCGCCGCGCTCGCCACGCCGGGCCGCGCTTTGGTCTGCGTCCAATGGGCGAATAGCGAGACCGGGGTGCGCCAGCCGATCGCCGCCATCGCCGAAATCGTCCACGCCGCCGACGCCATCCTGATGGTCGATGCCGCGCAAATGCCCGCGCGCGCCGACGATGCCGTGATCCGCCACGCCGATCTGGTCGTGGTGTCGGCGCACAAGCGCGGCGGGCCGCCGGGGGTGGGGGCGCTGCTCGTTCGCGATTTCGGAATGCTGCTGCCGATGGGCGGGCAGGAAAAGGGCTATCGCGCGGGGACCGAGAACCTCCCCGGCGCGCTGGGCTTCGCCGCCGCGCTCGCGGTGCCCGAGGATCTGCCGCGCATGGTCCGGCTACGCGCCGGGCTGGAGGCGGCAATCGTCGCGGGCGGGGGCGAAGTCGTGGGCGCCGACAGCCCGCGCACGCCGCTGATCGGCGCGTACCGGATGCCGGGCGTCTCCGCTGCCGCACAGCTTATCCGTTTCGACATGGCGGGCATCGCCGTCTCGGCCGGCAGCGCCTGTTCGTCGGGCAGCATGCGCCCCAGCCATGTCCTCTCGGCAATGGGCTGGAGCGAGCCCGAGCTGCGCGAAGTCGTCCGCGTCAGCTTCGGCCGGGGGACGAGCGAGCGCGAAGTCGGCGCGTTCCTCGATCACTGGCGCACGATCGCCGCCGAGGCAAAGGCGCGCGCGGCGTGA
- a CDS encoding alpha/beta hydrolase, whose translation MPEVIFPGPEGRLEGRFNPAPRPRAPVAMILHPHPNAGGTMNNRITQELYKTFQRRGFATLRFNFRGVGKSQGVFDNGIGELSDAASALDWVQSFHPEASTTWVAGFGFGAWIGMQLLMRRPEIRGFISVAPPANMFDFTFLAPCPSSGIIIQGEQDEVVTPGAVQKLVDKLRTQKHITIHHDTIPGANHFFEHEMEQLMGSVDSYLDMRLDPNSPIR comes from the coding sequence GTGCCAGAAGTCATTTTCCCCGGTCCCGAAGGTCGCCTCGAGGGGCGTTTCAACCCCGCGCCGCGCCCGCGCGCACCCGTTGCGATGATCCTCCACCCGCATCCCAATGCCGGCGGCACGATGAACAACCGCATCACGCAGGAGCTGTACAAGACGTTCCAGCGGCGCGGTTTCGCCACGCTGCGCTTCAATTTCCGCGGCGTCGGCAAGAGCCAGGGCGTGTTCGACAACGGCATCGGCGAATTGTCCGACGCGGCGAGCGCGCTGGATTGGGTCCAGAGCTTCCACCCCGAGGCGTCGACCACCTGGGTCGCGGGCTTCGGTTTCGGCGCGTGGATCGGGATGCAGCTGCTGATGCGCCGCCCGGAGATTCGCGGCTTCATCTCGGTCGCGCCGCCGGCGAACATGTTCGACTTCACCTTCCTGGCGCCCTGCCCTTCGTCGGGCATCATCATCCAGGGCGAACAGGATGAAGTCGTCACGCCGGGCGCGGTGCAGAAGCTGGTCGACAAGCTGCGCACGCAGAAGCACATCACCATCCACCACGACACCATCCCCGGCGCGAACCATTTCTTCGAGCATGAGATGGAGCAGCTGATGGGGAGCGTGGACAGCTATCTCGACATGCGGCTGGACCCGAACTCGCCGATACGGTGA
- a CDS encoding DUF2093 domain-containing protein, with protein sequence MLDPAVPAHILYCASDYEVVRPGRFVLCAVSGARISIDSLLYWSAEHQEAYRGPAEATAAMMAGGAANLPRP encoded by the coding sequence ATGCTAGACCCTGCCGTCCCCGCTCACATCCTCTATTGCGCCTCCGACTATGAAGTCGTCCGCCCGGGGCGCTTCGTCCTGTGCGCGGTCAGCGGCGCGCGCATCTCGATCGACTCGCTGCTCTATTGGAGTGCCGAGCACCAGGAAGCCTATCGCGGCCCCGCCGAGGCGACCGCCGCGATGATGGCGGGGGGCGCGGCTAACCTCCCGCGCCCATAA